In the genome of Massilia sp. PAMC28688, one region contains:
- a CDS encoding helix-turn-helix domain-containing protein, with product MNTIVDDTGRQLAVRIRLERDARGWSLAELAQRAGVAKATVSKIERGEVSPTAVILVRIASAFGLTLAGLLLRAEGHGNGERVSRAAAQPVWRDPATGYVRRQVLSRPDHPLEIVQVQLPAGAAVTLPAASYVHIRQAVWVRQGSLVIAEGGVRHSLDEGDCLPFGPPSDVEFFNETALPCTYVVLLARS from the coding sequence ATGAATACTATTGTGGACGACACGGGCCGCCAGCTGGCGGTGCGGATCCGCCTTGAGCGCGATGCGCGCGGCTGGTCGCTGGCCGAGCTGGCCCAGCGCGCGGGGGTGGCCAAGGCAACGGTGAGCAAGATCGAACGGGGGGAGGTCAGTCCCACCGCCGTCATCCTGGTGCGCATTGCGTCGGCATTCGGGCTCACGCTGGCCGGGCTGCTGCTGCGGGCCGAGGGCCATGGGAACGGCGAGCGCGTCTCGCGCGCGGCAGCGCAGCCCGTATGGCGCGACCCGGCCACGGGCTACGTGCGGCGCCAGGTGCTCAGCCGGCCGGATCACCCGCTGGAAATCGTGCAGGTCCAACTGCCGGCCGGCGCCGCGGTGACCTTGCCGGCCGCCTCGTATGTCCATATCCGGCAGGCGGTGTGGGTGCGGCAGGGATCGCTGGTGATTGCCGAAGGGGGTGTGCGCCACAGCCTGGACGAGGGCGACTGCCTGCCGTTCGGGCCGCCATCGGATGTGGAATTTTTCAATGAAACAGCGCTGCCCTGCACCTATGTCGTGCTGCTGGCGCGCAGTTAG
- a CDS encoding GNAT family N-acetyltransferase, which yields MDIQIRQLCQGDAASAQLAPLLVTVVAGGGSVSFMHPLPLEEARHFWDGALASAARGERVILGAMEGERLLATTTVLLSCPPNQPHRAEIAKMMTLPAARRRGLAGQLLRAAEVLAAQRGKTLLMLDTASEGGAARLYEAHGYALAGTVPDFALKPHGGLTGTMFYWKRIGAQGPSA from the coding sequence ATGGACATTCAAATTCGGCAATTGTGTCAAGGCGATGCGGCCAGCGCGCAGCTGGCACCGCTGCTGGTGACGGTGGTAGCAGGGGGCGGCTCGGTCAGCTTCATGCATCCGCTGCCATTGGAAGAGGCCCGGCATTTCTGGGACGGGGCGCTGGCCTCGGCCGCGCGGGGCGAGCGGGTAATCCTCGGTGCCATGGAGGGCGAGCGCCTGCTCGCTACCACCACCGTATTGCTGTCATGTCCGCCCAACCAGCCGCACCGCGCTGAAATTGCCAAGATGATGACGCTGCCGGCTGCGCGCCGGCGCGGACTTGCCGGCCAGCTGCTGCGCGCCGCCGAAGTACTCGCTGCCCAGCGCGGCAAGACCCTGCTCATGCTCGACACGGCCAGTGAAGGCGGGGCCGCGCGCCTGTATGAAGCGCACGGCTATGCGTTGGCCGGCACCGTGCCCGATTTTGCCCTGAAGCCGCATGGCGGCCTGACGGGTACCATGTTTTACTGGAAGCGCATCGGGGCGCAGGGGCCGTCGGCCTAG
- a CDS encoding nucleotide disphospho-sugar-binding domain-containing protein: protein MDTEFLFVTTGSAGDLFPFLRMAQSLRARGHAVRLMAPALHEPMVRQAGIDFHGTAADPAVLDDRNLWHPMRGFGVVWRAVRPGLRELPEVLARLTQPAQSAQSIQPAQSTQPAQSAQSAPARRCVIIAHPLAVPDAVLARDGGRQGQTPVVPSGGQDKPVVAVVAAYLAPSNIATIHDPLVLGPYGVPRWLPHPLRRWLWSVVGARVIDPVALPEINAARAAARLPPAASLLSLLRDEPDLSLALFPPWFGPPKPDWPAPLVCGDFALFDPDPDAGFPPEVKQFLAEGESPLIFTHGTGNRQTAHFFACALEATLQLGRRAIFLTPHRDQVPAQLPPQLLWQSYLPLKRCLPRSALIVHHGGIGTTAEALHARVAQLVVPLAFDQFDNGARVAALGAGSVLPHARLTARRLAAALSALLAAPPPHLPGSSGNWEGMVDAIERLGAGRAGN, encoded by the coding sequence ATGGACACTGAATTCCTGTTCGTCACCACCGGCTCGGCTGGCGACCTGTTTCCCTTCCTGCGCATGGCGCAGTCGCTGCGCGCGCGCGGCCACGCGGTGCGCCTGATGGCACCGGCGCTGCATGAGCCGATGGTGAGGCAGGCAGGGATTGACTTTCATGGCACGGCCGCCGACCCGGCCGTGCTTGACGATCGAAACTTGTGGCATCCCATGCGCGGCTTTGGCGTGGTCTGGCGCGCCGTGCGCCCCGGCCTGCGCGAACTGCCGGAGGTGCTGGCACGGTTGACACAGCCAGCGCAATCGGCGCAATCGATACAGCCGGCGCAATCAACACAGCCGGCGCAATCGGCGCAATCGGCCCCAGCGCGCCGCTGCGTCATCATTGCCCATCCGCTGGCCGTGCCCGATGCCGTGCTGGCCCGCGACGGCGGCAGGCAGGGGCAGACGCCGGTCGTGCCAAGTGGCGGCCAGGACAAGCCCGTCGTGGCAGTGGTTGCCGCCTATCTGGCGCCGTCCAATATCGCGACCATCCATGATCCGCTGGTGCTGGGACCCTACGGCGTACCGCGCTGGCTGCCCCACCCGCTGCGGCGCTGGCTCTGGTCAGTGGTCGGAGCACGGGTGATCGATCCCGTGGCCCTGCCGGAGATAAACGCCGCGCGCGCTGCAGCCCGGCTGCCGCCGGCTGCCAGTCTGTTGTCCCTTTTGCGCGATGAGCCGGATTTGTCGCTTGCCCTGTTTCCCCCATGGTTTGGGCCACCCAAGCCCGATTGGCCAGCACCGCTCGTTTGCGGTGACTTTGCCTTGTTCGATCCCGATCCGGATGCCGGGTTCCCGCCTGAGGTAAAACAATTTTTGGCGGAGGGCGAATCGCCCCTGATTTTCACCCACGGTACGGGCAATCGGCAGACCGCCCATTTTTTCGCCTGTGCGCTGGAGGCCACGCTGCAGCTGGGCCGGCGCGCCATCTTCCTCACGCCCCATCGTGACCAGGTGCCGGCGCAGCTGCCGCCGCAGCTGCTATGGCAGTCCTATCTGCCGCTGAAACGCTGCCTGCCGCGCAGCGCCCTGATTGTCCATCACGGCGGCATCGGCACCACGGCCGAGGCACTGCATGCCCGCGTCGCGCAGCTGGTTGTGCCGCTGGCTTTTGACCAGTTCGACAATGGCGCACGGGTGGCCGCGCTCGGCGCCGGCAGCGTCCTGCCGCACGCGCGGCTCACCGCAAGGCGATTGGCCGCAGCCCTTTCCGCGCTGCTGGCGGCGCCGCCACCGCATCTGCCTGGCAGCAGCGGCAACTGGGAGGGCATGGTGGATGCGATCGAACGCCTGGGGGCGGGCAGGGCAGGGAACTAA
- a CDS encoding OmpA family protein: protein MKFTKQVASMTAIAAAAVLMSQSASAQEFVNPDWANKAIYVGTAMGQTRANINNEDTIRAFNAAGGAAVNSWVSDEKDVGFKLFVGKQLNRYFSVEAGFFDLGDFSFSTNTPTGTTGGANLSYKGVNLDLITQIPFTERFSAYTRLGVQYARSTTEFTGSRFPTNTRVTDKNTNGRVGLGLEYKFTEALAMRAEVERNRMDDAIRTKANVDLYSLGLVYKLGRPAAAPVVYTPPPAEPVVEAPAPAPAPAPAPAPAPVPTSEKVTFAAETLFDFDKAVLRPAGKAELDKLLTNLQGMNTEVMVAVGHTDSIGSNEYNQRLSMRRAEAVKAYIVSKGVDASRVYTEGKGETQPVATNATAEGRQQNRRVNVEVVGTRTVTQ, encoded by the coding sequence ATGAAATTTACAAAGCAAGTTGCATCGATGACCGCGATCGCTGCAGCAGCGGTTCTGATGAGCCAGAGCGCTTCTGCTCAGGAATTTGTCAATCCTGACTGGGCTAATAAAGCTATCTATGTCGGCACTGCCATGGGCCAGACGCGCGCCAATATCAATAATGAAGATACCATCCGCGCGTTCAACGCTGCTGGCGGTGCTGCTGTCAATTCGTGGGTCAGTGACGAGAAGGACGTCGGTTTCAAGCTGTTCGTTGGTAAGCAGCTCAACCGTTACTTTTCGGTTGAAGCAGGCTTCTTCGACCTCGGCGATTTCTCGTTCAGCACCAATACCCCGACTGGCACCACCGGCGGCGCGAACCTGAGCTATAAGGGCGTGAACCTGGACCTGATCACTCAGATCCCATTCACCGAGCGTTTCTCTGCCTACACCCGCCTGGGCGTGCAATATGCACGTTCGACCACGGAATTCACCGGCAGCCGCTTTCCGACCAACACCCGCGTGACCGACAAGAACACCAACGGCCGCGTCGGCCTGGGTCTGGAATACAAGTTCACCGAAGCGCTGGCAATGCGCGCTGAAGTAGAGCGCAACCGCATGGACGACGCCATCCGCACCAAGGCCAACGTTGACCTGTACTCCCTGGGCCTGGTCTACAAGCTGGGCCGTCCAGCAGCCGCGCCAGTGGTCTACACCCCGCCGCCAGCCGAGCCAGTCGTAGAAGCACCAGCACCGGCACCAGCACCAGCACCGGCACCAGCACCAGCGCCAGTGCCAACGTCGGAAAAAGTCACCTTCGCAGCTGAAACGCTGTTTGACTTCGACAAGGCTGTCCTGCGCCCAGCCGGCAAGGCTGAGCTGGACAAACTGCTGACCAACCTGCAAGGCATGAACACTGAAGTGATGGTTGCAGTCGGCCACACCGACTCGATCGGCTCGAACGAGTACAACCAGCGTCTGTCGATGCGCCGTGCCGAAGCTGTCAAGGCTTACATCGTATCGAAGGGTGTTGATGCATCGCGCGTGTACACCGAAGGCAAGGGCGAGACCCAGCCAGTTGCGACCAACGCAACCGCTGAAGGCCGTCAGCAAAACCGCCGCGTGAACGTGGAAGTTGTTGGCACCCGTACCGTTACCCAGTAA
- the cphA gene encoding cyanophycin synthetase, with translation MNITEQRLLRGRNLYSAHPCLLTVIDLGPMRALSTSAIEGFCDTLLELLPSLYDHRCSAGKYAGFVQALRAGTNLAHVVEHVTIALQCLAGTPTSTGRTHEVAGQPGCYRVVCSYEIEQVAEDACDAAIALVSALAQGSPAVREQLAQELVQLRQTAEDQAIGTSTGAIVRAAARRGIPYNRLTPEANLFTLGWGAQQKRLQATITGDTSHIAVNIACDKELTKALLEDAAVPVPEGSVVRTLEQAQRAAARLGGLVTLKPLDGNHGRGVTTRCGTPEDVAVAFARAREHGRSIIVERFIVGDDYRILVAGDRVVAAALRRPPTVVGDGVATVRELVALENRNPARGEGHTNILTLIPTDGLTDTALAGQGLSLDSVPEAGRRVILRGNANLSSGGTAEDVTDIMHPSTRDMCVRAVRKIGLDVGGVDLVCADISVPLDGRNGAIIEINAAPGIRMHEYPSAGTPRDAGEAIVESMFGDSDGRIPVIAVTGTNGKTTTTLMIDHVVRTAGIVAGCTTTEGVHVNGVRIAEGDCSGYWSARTILGAPEVEFAVLETARGGILKRGLAFDRCDVAVVLNVSADHLGMDGIDTLDDLARVKAVVAASASRAVVLNAEDARCVAMAAGLAEGVETIYFACDSGNAVLQAHLAQGGKAAWLQDGFLMTADGAAHHQLMPVVDLPSALAGCARHNVANALASAAALLATGLTRELVVHGLRSFVSDGKGNPMRTNLYDVGGIQVIVDYAHNPAAFAALAQTTRAMTGGRTHAVVTSPGDRRDEDLRAIGQVCGAGFDEVVFYEWRSEDRGRIPAQRAMLMYDAACEARESTGGVLVELDCGRAVRHALSRCQPGDVLLYACGSSAHELVQAIAPVDPDSAARISALID, from the coding sequence ATGAACATCACCGAGCAGCGCCTGCTTCGAGGCCGCAATCTCTATTCCGCGCACCCATGTCTTCTCACCGTCATCGATCTGGGGCCGATGCGCGCGTTGTCCACCAGCGCCATCGAAGGCTTTTGCGACACCCTGCTCGAGCTGCTGCCCTCCCTGTACGATCACCGCTGCTCGGCCGGCAAATACGCCGGCTTCGTGCAGGCACTGCGCGCCGGCACCAACCTGGCCCATGTGGTCGAACATGTCACCATCGCGCTGCAGTGCCTGGCGGGTACACCGACCAGCACGGGCCGCACCCATGAAGTGGCCGGCCAGCCTGGCTGCTACCGCGTGGTGTGTTCCTATGAAATCGAGCAGGTGGCCGAGGATGCGTGCGATGCCGCCATCGCCCTGGTCAGCGCACTGGCCCAGGGCAGCCCGGCGGTGCGCGAGCAGCTCGCGCAAGAGCTGGTGCAGCTGCGCCAGACGGCCGAAGACCAGGCCATCGGCACCAGCACCGGCGCCATCGTCCGCGCGGCTGCCCGGCGCGGCATCCCGTACAACCGCCTCACGCCCGAAGCGAACCTGTTCACGCTGGGCTGGGGCGCGCAGCAAAAGCGCCTGCAGGCCACCATCACCGGCGACACCAGCCATATCGCCGTCAACATCGCCTGCGACAAGGAGCTGACCAAGGCGCTGCTGGAAGACGCGGCGGTACCGGTCCCGGAAGGCAGCGTGGTGCGCACGCTGGAACAGGCGCAGCGCGCCGCCGCCCGCCTTGGCGGCCTGGTTACCCTCAAGCCGCTCGACGGCAACCATGGCCGCGGTGTAACCACCCGCTGCGGCACCCCGGAAGACGTGGCGGTGGCCTTTGCGCGCGCCCGCGAACATGGACGCAGCATCATTGTCGAGCGCTTCATCGTCGGTGACGACTACCGCATTCTGGTCGCCGGCGACAGGGTGGTGGCCGCGGCGCTGCGCCGGCCACCCACCGTGGTGGGCGACGGCGTGGCCACCGTGCGCGAACTGGTGGCGCTGGAAAACCGCAACCCGGCGCGGGGCGAGGGCCACACCAACATCCTCACCTTGATTCCCACCGACGGCCTGACCGACACTGCCCTGGCCGGGCAGGGCCTGAGCCTGGACAGCGTACCCGAGGCCGGGCGCCGCGTCATATTGCGCGGTAACGCCAACCTCTCGAGCGGGGGCACGGCCGAAGACGTGACCGACATCATGCACCCGTCCACGCGCGACATGTGCGTGCGCGCGGTACGCAAGATTGGCCTGGATGTGGGCGGCGTGGACCTGGTATGCGCCGATATCTCGGTGCCGCTCGATGGCCGCAACGGCGCCATCATCGAAATCAACGCCGCCCCCGGCATCCGCATGCACGAATACCCGAGCGCCGGCACGCCGCGCGACGCGGGCGAGGCTATCGTCGAGTCCATGTTCGGCGACAGCGACGGCCGCATCCCCGTCATTGCCGTCACCGGCACCAACGGCAAGACCACCACCACCCTGATGATCGATCACGTAGTGCGCACGGCAGGCATCGTTGCCGGCTGCACCACCACCGAAGGCGTGCATGTCAACGGTGTGCGTATCGCGGAAGGCGACTGCAGCGGCTACTGGTCGGCGCGCACCATCCTCGGCGCGCCCGAGGTGGAGTTTGCCGTGCTGGAAACGGCGCGCGGCGGCATCCTCAAGCGCGGCCTGGCCTTTGACCGCTGCGACGTGGCGGTGGTGCTCAACGTGAGCGCCGACCATCTCGGCATGGACGGCATCGATACGCTCGATGACCTGGCCCGTGTCAAGGCCGTGGTCGCGGCCTCCGCTTCGCGCGCCGTGGTGCTCAATGCCGAAGATGCGCGCTGCGTGGCCATGGCAGCCGGCCTGGCCGAAGGCGTCGAGACGATTTACTTCGCCTGCGACAGCGGCAATGCGGTGCTGCAAGCCCATCTGGCCCAGGGCGGCAAGGCGGCCTGGCTGCAGGATGGCTTCCTGATGACGGCCGACGGCGCCGCGCACCATCAGCTCATGCCGGTAGTGGACCTGCCTTCCGCGCTGGCGGGCTGCGCGCGCCACAACGTGGCCAATGCACTGGCCTCGGCCGCCGCCCTGCTGGCAACCGGACTGACGCGCGAGCTGGTCGTGCATGGCCTGCGCAGCTTTGTCAGCGATGGCAAGGGCAATCCCATGCGCACCAATCTGTACGATGTAGGCGGCATCCAGGTCATCGTCGACTATGCCCACAATCCGGCTGCCTTTGCGGCACTGGCCCAGACCACCCGCGCCATGACGGGCGGGCGCACGCATGCCGTGGTGACGTCGCCGGGCGACCGCCGCGATGAAGACTTGCGCGCGATCGGCCAGGTGTGCGGGGCCGGGTTCGACGAAGTGGTGTTTTACGAGTGGCGCAGCGAGGACCGCGGCCGCATACCGGCCCAGCGCGCCATGCTCATGTACGACGCGGCCTGCGAAGCGCGCGAGAGCACCGGTGGCGTCCTGGTGGAACTGGACTGCGGACGCGCCGTGCGCCATGCCCTGTCACGCTGCCAGCCGGGCGACGTGCTGCTGTATGCCTGTGGTTCGTCGGCCCATGAACTGGTACAGGCCATCGCACCGGTTGACCCGGACAGCGCCGCCCGCATTTCTGCATTGATCGACTGA
- a CDS encoding aldehyde dehydrogenase family protein has product MNSPATAAQLHPLAEAPAVQMRAAFDAQQETALRWRASTAAERIARVKRLRDAMMARREQFYAAFAQDYRKSPAEVEATEFLPVMEEIRHVLGRLRRWMKPLRVWPTTTMLGTSGWVQYQPRGRVLIIAPWNYPLSLCFGPLVSALAAGNTAIIKPSEMTPAVSALMAGIIAEVFPSNEVALFEGSLPTASALLELPFDHIFFTGSPAVGKVVMAAAAKNLTSVTLELGGKSPTIIDETANLRLAAETIMWGKFINNGQTCVAPDHIHVHHAVKEAFIAHCRQVLAERYGDSADAQKSSADLTRVVNRRHTGRLAALLADALGKGARVQAGGQVDEAACYIAPTLLDNIAPGSAILDEEIFGPLLPIMGYDNLDQVLAAINAGPKPLALYIWSRQQGTIDKVLQRTSSGGACVNHCVAQFAHGNLPFGGVNNSGMGNAHGVFGFKAFSHERAVMKSSPLMLIKLFFPPYTSRRNYLIRKTVDLLRLPML; this is encoded by the coding sequence ATGAATTCGCCCGCTACCGCCGCCCAGCTCCACCCCCTTGCCGAAGCGCCGGCAGTGCAGATGCGCGCCGCTTTCGACGCCCAGCAGGAAACGGCCCTGCGCTGGCGCGCATCGACCGCGGCCGAGCGGATCGCCCGCGTCAAGCGGCTGCGCGACGCCATGATGGCCAGACGGGAACAATTCTACGCCGCCTTTGCCCAGGATTACCGCAAGTCGCCGGCGGAAGTGGAGGCGACGGAATTCTTGCCGGTCATGGAAGAGATACGCCACGTGCTGGGCCGGCTCAGGCGCTGGATGAAGCCACTGCGCGTGTGGCCCACCACGACCATGCTCGGCACGTCCGGCTGGGTGCAGTACCAGCCGCGCGGGCGCGTTCTCATCATTGCGCCCTGGAATTACCCCCTCAGCCTGTGCTTCGGCCCGCTTGTCTCGGCATTGGCGGCCGGTAACACCGCCATCATCAAGCCGTCCGAGATGACGCCGGCCGTCTCCGCCCTCATGGCCGGCATCATTGCCGAGGTTTTCCCCAGCAATGAGGTGGCCTTGTTCGAAGGCAGCCTGCCCACGGCCAGCGCACTGCTGGAGTTACCTTTCGATCACATCTTCTTTACCGGCTCGCCTGCGGTCGGCAAGGTGGTGATGGCCGCTGCCGCGAAGAACTTGACCAGCGTTACGCTGGAACTGGGCGGCAAGTCGCCAACCATCATCGATGAGACAGCCAACCTGCGCCTGGCAGCGGAGACCATCATGTGGGGCAAGTTCATCAACAATGGGCAGACCTGCGTGGCACCGGACCATATCCACGTTCACCACGCGGTCAAGGAGGCATTCATCGCGCACTGCCGGCAAGTGCTGGCCGAACGCTATGGCGACAGTGCGGACGCGCAAAAAAGCAGCGCCGACCTGACGCGCGTGGTCAACCGGCGCCATACGGGCCGCCTGGCGGCCCTGCTGGCCGATGCACTGGGCAAGGGCGCGCGTGTCCAGGCCGGCGGCCAGGTGGACGAGGCTGCTTGCTACATCGCGCCTACCCTGCTCGACAATATCGCTCCCGGCAGTGCCATCCTGGACGAGGAAATCTTTGGCCCCCTGCTGCCCATCATGGGTTACGACAATCTGGACCAGGTGCTGGCGGCCATCAATGCCGGCCCCAAGCCGCTCGCCTTGTACATCTGGAGCCGCCAGCAGGGCACTATCGACAAGGTCTTGCAGCGCACCAGTTCCGGTGGCGCCTGCGTCAATCACTGCGTGGCGCAGTTCGCGCACGGCAACCTGCCCTTTGGCGGCGTGAACAATTCCGGCATGGGCAATGCGCACGGCGTGTTTGGCTTCAAGGCTTTCTCGCATGAGCGCGCGGTAATGAAATCTTCGCCACTCATGCTGATCAAGCTGTTCTTCCCGCCGTATACCAGCCGGCGCAATTACCTGATCCGCAAGACGGTGGACCTGCTGCGCCTGCCCATGCTGTAG
- the uvrA gene encoding excinuclease ABC subunit UvrA, whose amino-acid sequence MRKHPSSPSAPAQLAERPGYVQVRGAREHNLKNVSLDIPRDALVVFTGVSGSGKSSLAFGTLYAEAQRRYLESVSPYARRLFHQMPVPEVDDIDGLPPAVALQQQRGSPTTRSSVGSVSTLSNSLRMLYSRAGTYPRGQELLYAESFSPNTPEGACQQCHGLGRVYEVTEKSMVPDDSLTIRERAVAAWPTAWHGQNLRDILVTMGYDVDTPWRDLPKKVRNWILFTEETPTVPVYAGFTPEETRDALKRKETPSYQGTFTGARRYVLQTFATTESASMKKRVARYMVSSECPLCRGKRLRQESLSVTFGGHDIADISRMPLERLHALLLPFAHGAAEQSKKDAQAHPEKLIVTRRIAEDLVARLDVLLALGLGYLALERSTPTLSPGELQRLRLATQVRSNLFGVVYVLDEPSAGLHPADTEALLTALAQLKASGNSLFVVEHALDVIRHADWIVDVGPDAGEQGGSILYSGPPEGLKDVQQSHTRRYLFDQAPPPPRTPRLPAGWLKLAGVSRNNLHGLDVDLPLGVLASVTGVSGSGKSTLVSQVLVDLVSAELGHEPPPEVEEGDPLEHVEVIETQGRIVHGLGGIKRLIRVDQKPIGRTPRSNLATYTGLFDHVRKLFAATKMAKARRYDAGRFSFNVAKGRCEHCEGEGQVMVELLFLPSVYAPCPTCSGARYNAKTLEVTYKERNIAQVLAMTVDAAAAFFADETAIARSLEVLREVGLGYLRLGQPATELSGGEAQRIKLATELQRATRGNMLYILDEPTTGLHPSDVDKLLTQLDRLVEAGNSVITVEHNMRVVAASDWVIDIGPGAGESGGKVVAAGPPGQVAKDKTSRTAPYLRSAMKAVGK is encoded by the coding sequence ATGCGCAAACATCCATCGTCCCCATCCGCCCCCGCCCAGCTTGCAGAGCGTCCGGGATACGTCCAGGTGCGCGGTGCGCGCGAGCATAACCTGAAAAACGTGTCGCTTGACATCCCGCGCGACGCCCTGGTGGTATTTACCGGCGTATCCGGCTCGGGCAAGTCCTCGCTCGCCTTTGGCACCCTGTATGCGGAAGCGCAGCGGCGCTACCTGGAATCGGTCTCGCCCTATGCGCGCCGGCTGTTTCACCAGATGCCGGTACCCGAGGTGGACGATATCGATGGCCTGCCGCCGGCCGTGGCACTGCAGCAGCAGCGCGGTTCGCCCACCACCCGCTCCTCGGTGGGCAGCGTGAGCACGCTGTCGAATTCCCTGCGCATGCTCTATTCGCGCGCCGGCACCTACCCGCGCGGCCAGGAACTGCTGTACGCGGAGTCGTTCTCGCCCAATACCCCGGAAGGCGCCTGCCAGCAGTGCCATGGCCTGGGGCGCGTGTATGAAGTGACTGAAAAGTCGATGGTGCCGGACGACTCGCTCACCATCCGCGAGCGCGCGGTGGCGGCCTGGCCCACCGCGTGGCACGGCCAGAACCTGCGCGACATCCTCGTCACCATGGGTTACGACGTCGATACGCCCTGGCGCGACCTGCCGAAAAAGGTGCGCAACTGGATACTGTTTACCGAAGAGACGCCCACCGTGCCCGTGTACGCGGGCTTCACCCCGGAAGAGACCAGGGACGCGCTCAAGCGCAAGGAAACGCCCAGCTATCAGGGCACGTTCACCGGGGCGCGCCGCTACGTGCTGCAAACCTTTGCCACCACCGAAAGCGCGTCGATGAAAAAGCGCGTCGCGCGCTACATGGTCAGTTCCGAGTGCCCGCTGTGCCGCGGCAAGCGGCTGCGCCAGGAGTCGCTCTCGGTGACTTTCGGCGGGCATGATATTGCCGACATCTCGCGCATGCCGTTGGAACGCCTGCACGCCCTGCTGCTACCCTTTGCCCATGGCGCTGCCGAGCAAAGCAAGAAGGATGCACAGGCCCACCCGGAAAAGCTGATCGTCACACGCCGCATTGCCGAAGACCTGGTAGCGCGCCTGGACGTGCTGCTGGCGCTGGGGCTGGGCTACCTGGCCCTGGAGCGCAGTACGCCGACCCTGTCGCCGGGCGAACTGCAGCGCCTGCGCCTGGCCACGCAGGTGCGCTCCAATCTGTTTGGCGTCGTGTACGTGCTCGATGAACCGTCGGCCGGCCTGCATCCGGCCGATACCGAAGCGCTGCTGACGGCGCTGGCCCAGCTCAAGGCGTCCGGCAATTCGCTGTTTGTCGTCGAACATGCGCTCGATGTGATCCGCCACGCCGACTGGATCGTGGATGTGGGGCCGGACGCGGGCGAACAGGGTGGCAGCATCCTGTACAGCGGCCCGCCCGAGGGCCTCAAGGACGTGCAGCAGTCGCATACACGGCGCTACCTGTTCGACCAGGCGCCGCCGCCGCCGCGCACCCCGCGCCTGCCAGCGGGTTGGCTCAAGCTCGCGGGAGTGAGCCGCAACAATCTCCATGGGCTCGATGTGGACCTGCCGCTGGGGGTGCTGGCCAGTGTGACCGGGGTGTCCGGCTCCGGCAAGTCGACCCTGGTGTCGCAGGTGCTGGTGGATCTGGTAAGCGCCGAACTGGGGCACGAGCCGCCGCCGGAAGTGGAGGAGGGCGACCCGCTTGAACACGTGGAGGTGATTGAGACGCAGGGCCGCATCGTCCACGGCCTGGGCGGCATCAAGCGCCTGATCCGGGTCGATCAAAAGCCCATCGGGCGCACCCCGCGCTCGAACCTGGCAACCTACACGGGATTGTTCGATCACGTGCGCAAGCTCTTTGCCGCGACCAAAATGGCCAAGGCGCGCCGCTACGATGCGGGCCGCTTTTCCTTCAACGTCGCCAAGGGACGCTGCGAACACTGCGAAGGCGAGGGCCAGGTGATGGTGGAGCTGCTGTTTTTGCCGAGCGTGTACGCGCCATGCCCTACCTGCAGCGGCGCGCGCTACAACGCCAAGACGCTGGAAGTGACCTACAAGGAGCGCAACATCGCCCAGGTGCTGGCAATGACGGTGGATGCGGCAGCGGCGTTCTTTGCCGACGAAACCGCGATTGCGCGCTCGCTGGAAGTGCTGCGCGAGGTGGGGCTGGGCTATCTGCGCCTGGGCCAGCCGGCCACCGAACTGTCGGGCGGCGAAGCGCAGCGCATCAAGCTGGCCACGGAACTGCAGCGCGCCACACGCGGCAACATGCTGTACATCCTCGATGAACCGACAACCGGCCTGCATCCGTCCGACGTCGACAAGCTGCTCACGCAACTCGATCGCCTGGTCGAAGCGGGCAACAGTGTCATTACGGTCGAACACAATATGCGGGTGGTGGCCGCCAGCGACTGGGTGATCGATATTGGCCCTGGGGCGGGCGAATCGGGCGGCAAGGTGGTGGCAGCGGGGCCGCCGGGCCAGGTTGCGAAAGACAAGACCAGCAGGACGGCGCCCTATTTGCGTTCGGCCATGAAGGCAGTCGGCAAGTAG